The window AAAAAGGCCGTAATTAAGCCGCGAATTATTGGTGACAGCTTCCAAAAAAGGGCTTGACAGGCGGGAAGTCACCGGCAGGGGCGGGGTCTGGAAGGTATTGGTCCCAGGTATGCGCATGGTCAATATGCGGGAGCCGTACTGGGCTATATAGTTCATCATGATAGTGGCAACTACTTCGGACACGCTGAACCTGGCTTTGAGGAACCCTACAATGCCACCCCAAACTGCACCCGCTATTATGGCAGCCAAAATTGCCATGAGCCAGTGAAGCCCCGGCACTTGGGGGAAATAGAGGGCCACAAACTGGGCTGCAGTAAGGCCCGCCACGTACTGGCCTTCAGCCCCTATATTGAAAAGCCCTGTCCGGGCCGCAAAACCCATGGAAAGCCCGCAGAGTATGAGGGGCATGGAGGCTACAATCCATTCCCCTATGTACCGCATATTCTGGGTGCCCCGGCGAAGATCCCAGCCCGAGACCACCTGCAAAATAGCCGAATACATTCCTGCGGGGTTCCTTCCTACCAGGAGTATCAAAATGGTTCCCACGAGAAAACCCAGGATCACCACTGCCACGGATACGAGGCCATCTGAACCAGTAAATACTTCGAGGATTCTATCTTTTAATTTAGGCATGAAGCCCCCCCATCATGCTTCCAATGCGCCGCTCGTCAGCTTCGGAAGCTGCGACAACTCCCGCAATGGAACCTTTGGAAATAGCGGCTATCCTGTCGCAGAGGCCCAGGATCTCGTCGAGTTCAAAAGAAACGAGCAGCACTGCCCTGCCCTTGTCCCGTTCCTGTATTATCCTTTGGTGGATATATTCGATGGCGCCGACATCAAGGCCACGGGTGGGCTGGGACACAATAAGAAGTTCCGGCGAAAGGTCAATTTCCCGGGCAATGACCACCTTCTGCTGGTTCCCACCCGACATGGACTTGGCAGGCGTCGCCGGACCATTCCCTGCCCTGATGTCAAAATCGGCGATGAGGTCTTCGGCGTGCTTCACAATCACCGGGAACTGGAGAAAGCCAATGCTGTTAGAGTATGGTCTATGGCGGTAACTTTTGAGGATCAGGTTTTCATCCAGCCTGAAATCCAGAATAAGGCCATGCTTATGCCGGTCTTCAGGAACCAGGCCCATGCCGCCCGAAATGCGGCCCCGTATGCTTTCGCGGGCAATATCCTTCCCTTTGAGCACAATACGGCCTGACTTTACCGGGAGGAGGCCTGAAATGGCCGACACAAGCTCGGACTGGCCGTTGCCGTCCACGCCCGCAATGCCCACTACCTCCCCTGCTCTCACTTCGAGGGAAAGGTCATGCACCGCAGGAATCCCCCGGGATCCTATAACCGTGAGATTCTCTATCTTCAATATAACATCGCCCGGTTGGGCCGGCTTCTTGTCGATTTTAAAACTGACCGCGCGGCCCACCATTTTCTCGGCCAGCTCCCCTTCGTCGGCCTCTGATACGAGGACTGTGTCGATACGCTTGCCCCTGCGCAGCACAGTGCAGCGGTCGGCAGCGGCTTTTATCTCCCGGAGCTTATGGGTGATGAACACGATAGTCTTGCCTTCGGCCTTGAGGCGGCGAAAAATGGTTAAAAGCTCGTCGATTTCCTGGGGGGTAAGGACTGCGGTGGGCTCGTCGAAAATGAGTATGCTGGCATCCCTATAGAGAATTTTGAGGATCTCCACCCGCTGCTGCATTCCCACTGTGATATTCTCGATGCGGGCTTTGGGGTCCACAGCAAGGCCGTAAGTTTCGGAAAGCTGGGCTACCCGTTTTTCAGCGGTTCTGAGATCGAGATTGCCCCAGGGGTTTGAAGGCTCCAGGCCCAGGACTATGTTTTCGGTAACCGTGAAATTGTGAACCAGTTTGAAGTGCTGGTGAACCATGCCGATTTTGAGGCTGGTGGCATCGTTGGGACTGCGGATTTGGACTTCCTTGCCCCGGATTTTGATGATGCCCCCATCGGGTTCGTAGAGACCGAAAAGTATGGACATAAGGGTGGACTTGCCTGCCCCGTTTTCCCCAAGCAGGGCGTGGATTTCACCCTCCTCAACCTCGAAACGTATACGGTCGTTGGCAACTATGCCGGGGAAGATCTTGGTGATATCGAGCATTTCTATAGCTGGGCTGCCCATTCCTCACTCCTCATATTAGCATTATGCCCTATTATCCCGGAAAAAGAAACAGGAAAAAACAGGAAAATTACTTGTACCTTCCTATAATTCTTAGTATAATTAGTGGATATTTTCTATAATAATGGAGGTTTTCTATGATGAAAAGAAGTTTGATTCTGGCACTAAGCTTGGCCGTCATTTCCGGCGCGCTTTTTGCCGGCGGCGGTCAGAGCAGCAGTGCTGCATCCAGTGGCGCGAAAGCATCTGCTGAATTCGTAGTCGGGAACGGGACTGAAATCCAGTCCATCGATCCCTCCCAGATTGAAGGCGTGCCGGAAGCCCGGGTTAATATGGCCCTCTTCGAAGGCCTTGCGACTTATAACCCCAAAACCAACAAAGCCGAACCCGGGGTAGCTGAAAGCTGGACTATCAGCGCCGATGGATCGGTGCTTACCTTTAAGATCCGGCCCAACCTGGTTTGGAGCGATGGCACACCCATCAATGCCCAGACCTTTGTAGATTCATGGCTGTATCATCTCAACCCCACTACAGGTTCCGAATATGCGTACATGCCCGGCATGGTGATAAAAGGCGCCGACCTGTATAACACCCAGGGCGGGAAGCCTTCGGATGTCGCTATCCGTGCAGTAAATCCTACCACCTTTGAAGTGACCCTGGTCGGAAACGTACCCTATGCCATCGACATGATGGCCCACTATGCGTTCAATCCCCTGCCCGTACATGTCATTCAGAAATACGGCGCCGACTGGATCAAGAAAGAAAACTTCGTAAGTA is drawn from Leadbettera azotonutricia ZAS-9 and contains these coding sequences:
- a CDS encoding ABC transporter permease, whose product is MPKLKDRILEVFTGSDGLVSVAVVILGFLVGTILILLVGRNPAGMYSAILQVVSGWDLRRGTQNMRYIGEWIVASMPLILCGLSMGFAARTGLFNIGAEGQYVAGLTAAQFVALYFPQVPGLHWLMAILAAIIAGAVWGGIVGFLKARFSVSEVVATIMMNYIAQYGSRILTMRIPGTNTFQTPPLPVTSRLSSPFLEAVTNNSRLNYGLFLTIAAVLFYWIIMGRTRLGYSLRATGLNKEAARYGGISVNTSITTAMAIAGAFAGLAGAIVSLGSFSAGRVLSVQDGYGFDGIAVALVGNSSAWGTALSGLLFGMLKSAQPLMQSRQIPKEITSIIMGLVVVFISLRAGVRIIIEWQMKEKARKAQNAATAGASEGGHHA
- a CDS encoding ABC transporter ATP-binding protein; this translates as MGSPAIEMLDITKIFPGIVANDRIRFEVEEGEIHALLGENGAGKSTLMSILFGLYEPDGGIIKIRGKEVQIRSPNDATSLKIGMVHQHFKLVHNFTVTENIVLGLEPSNPWGNLDLRTAEKRVAQLSETYGLAVDPKARIENITVGMQQRVEILKILYRDASILIFDEPTAVLTPQEIDELLTIFRRLKAEGKTIVFITHKLREIKAAADRCTVLRRGKRIDTVLVSEADEGELAEKMVGRAVSFKIDKKPAQPGDVILKIENLTVIGSRGIPAVHDLSLEVRAGEVVGIAGVDGNGQSELVSAISGLLPVKSGRIVLKGKDIARESIRGRISGGMGLVPEDRHKHGLILDFRLDENLILKSYRHRPYSNSIGFLQFPVIVKHAEDLIADFDIRAGNGPATPAKSMSGGNQQKVVIAREIDLSPELLIVSQPTRGLDVGAIEYIHQRIIQERDKGRAVLLVSFELDEILGLCDRIAAISKGSIAGVVAASEADERRIGSMMGGLHA